The following nucleotide sequence is from Blastocatellia bacterium.
GCCACGCCAACAAAAATTCCTGCCAGCAGCGATACACCAAGAGCAAAGCCAAGCACGACGGGGCTGACGTGGACCTCCGCTAGTCGGGGAACATCTCTCGGCCCGACGGCTCGCACAACCTCTGCGCCCCAATGCGCCACCACGATGCTTAGCGAACCACTCACAACGGCCAGTAATACAGCTTCGGTTAGTAGTTGGCGCATAACGCGCCAGGGCGTTGCCCCCAAGCAAAGACGAATCGCAAGCTCTTGTTGCCGGGTGACAGCTCGTGCCAGCATCAAGTTGGCGGAATTGGCGCAAGCTGTAAGCAAGAGAAACCCTGCTCCGGCCAAGAGCGCCAACAGTGCTGGTCGAAAGTTTTCCACTAGCGCCTCTTGCAATGGGATAACTTGGACACCCGAGCCAAATTGAACCTGCGATGCGGCATAGGTCTCCTCCAACCGCCTAAAGAGTGTGTGGAGCTCTGAACGGGCCTGTGTCAGGCTAATTTCAGGGCGCAGGCGGCCAACTAGCGTGTGCCGAAGAGCCGTGGGCCAATTGCTCTGCTCGTCATCTCCTAAATAGAGAGAACCCCCGCCAACAGCCCGAGGGACCCACACGTCTGTTTGTCCAGGGTACCCAAAGCCGGCTGGCATGATACCGACAATCGTATGCCTGATGCCATCTAGCGTGATGTCGCGTCCGATGATGTTAGGGTCATGACCAAAATTCTGCTTCCACAGACGATCACTCACGAGCGCGACTTGGTTCTTACCGAGTATTTCATCATCAGCGATGAAGGGACGCCCTCGTTGGGGAGATATTTCAAAGACCGAGAAGAAACTGGCCGAGACCATCGCCGCCGACACCCGTGTCGGCCACTCGCCTTCACCCAAATTGACACCTCCTGAGCGATACTCACAGAGGCTTGCCAATGCCCGGCTCTGACTCCACCAGTCCAGCGAATCGCCATCGGGCGGCGCCGGCGCACCAATCATCACCAAGCGATCAGGGTTCCGCAGTGGAAGCGGCTGAAGGATCACACCATAGAAAACTGTGAATATCGTCGCGGTTCCGCTGATTCCCAAAGTGAGCACCAGCACTATGGTCAAAGTGAAACCAGGGTTTCTGCGGAAGGTTCTCAGCCCGTACTGTAGGTCCTGCAAAACGGTTCTCATCACTCTCCTGAAGGGTTTGTTTTCACTTGTTTCCAAACCTCAGTTCGCCAAGTGCCCAAGAAGCGACTGCCCTAAAGCTTAGCCCACTGACCACCTTCATTACAACGCCATCGGTGGTTTCCAATCTTTATAACGGCTCCCACTGAATAAACAAGCCCATCGCGAATGCAATACCCGCAACTTGAGAAAGAACTCGCGCCCTCATTCAACTCCTTCGAGGGTAAACCAGGAAGCGCAATGCCAAAATAAGCCTCCACTTCGCGTTGGGTGCGCCCACCATACGCCCCGATCCAGTTCCTCAGAACCTTGCCCTCAGGTGAGACCACAATGGTTTGTGGCGTTACCCCAAGACCAAGCCTGCCGATAGTGTCAGGCAATAATTCATAAACTGGGAAGTTGAGCTGATGTATATTCAGATATTCTTGCAGCTCAGCTTCGGTCAGTGACAGTCCAATAAAACGGAAAGTGTTTCTGCTGAAGGCCACCAGCGTTTTTATGTTTTCAGTGTTGAGGTCACACCATACGCACGTCGGAGAAAAGATGTAAAGCACCGTTGGCATACTGTAGCCTGCATAGGAAATCGTCTCCTGCTTACCCTTCAGATCTGTGGCCATTACAGGCGGAACAGTCATACCTATTGAAAGAAAGATCGAGTTTCCGGGACTACCAAAGGCATTTTCCAGTTGTC
It contains:
- a CDS encoding ABC transporter permease, with translation MRTVLQDLQYGLRTFRRNPGFTLTIVLVLTLGISGTATIFTVFYGVILQPLPLRNPDRLVMIGAPAPPDGDSLDWWSQSRALASLCEYRSGGVNLGEGEWPTRVSAAMVSASFFSVFEISPQRGRPFIADDEILGKNQVALVSDRLWKQNFGHDPNIIGRDITLDGIRHTIVGIMPAGFGYPGQTDVWVPRAVGGGSLYLGDDEQSNWPTALRHTLVGRLRPEISLTQARSELHTLFRRLEETYAASQVQFGSGVQVIPLQEALVENFRPALLALLAGAGFLLLTACANSANLMLARAVTRQQELAIRLCLGATPWRVMRQLLTEAVLLAVVSGSLSIVVAHWGAEVVRAVGPRDVPRLAEVHVSPVVLGFALGVSLLAGIFVGVAPAIQAFTPSPVELLKQGGARAMTGFRLRFRQILVMVVIVSNNVLGNATGKSFLLTRGVRAGRPRGLGHPLAAARPSSRQSQGG
- a CDS encoding peroxiredoxin family protein, which encodes MLVLLAVSLSLNVHLGWRVRQLENAFGSPGNSIFLSIGMTVPPVMATDLKGKQETISYAGYSMPTVLYIFSPTCVWCDLNTENIKTLVAFSRNTFRFIGLSLTEAELQEYLNIHQLNFPVYELLPDTIGRLGLGVTPQTIVVSPEGKVLRNWIGAYGGRTQREVEAYFGIALPGLPSKELNEGASSFSSCGYCIRDGLVYSVGAVIKIGNHRWRCNEGGQWAKL